The proteins below come from a single Thunnus thynnus chromosome 10, fThuThy2.1, whole genome shotgun sequence genomic window:
- the LOC137192010 gene encoding calcium homeostasis modulator protein 5 gives MDNFQTVLRFFMNQKNTIGYSFMALLTIGGERVFSMVSFQCPCNHDQNFAYGLMFLLGPAAVLLVLSLFFSSKLWRLYTGCCLNPMKLCPRGNCFSCLRVFMSIFTGACVAPIMWLCVALLNGTFYECAVSGLDDNLVVHLFCKNKTMKCREELAQVPCDRSKLSKNERMELLLMFRAQSQILGWCIIIIAATVGLLGTCYTNCRSKVSFLQLTFWKRYVEKEKERFDTFAVEYATKLAERNLQSFFENKHPEPFPFPNHKAWEEISALYTFSRSEQYYSTLQQYIERTDRDFTCEKRPILDLEDEIEMS, from the exons ATGGATAACTTCCAGACTGTCCTGCGTTTCTTCATGAACCAGAAAAACACCATTGGCTACAGTTTCATGGCTCTACTGACTATAGGCGGGGAGCGAGTTTTTTCCATGGTCTCTTTTCAGTGCCCCTGCAACCACGACCAGAACTTTGCTTACGGGCTGATGTTCCTGCTGGGCCCAGCTGCAGTGCTGCTTGTCCTCAGTCTGTTCTTCAGCAGCAAATTGTGGAGGCTCTACACTGGCTGCTGCCTCAATCCAATGAAGCTATGTCCCCGTGGAAACTGCTTCTCTTGCCTCAGGGTGTTCATGAGCATCTTCACCGGGGCTTGTGTGGCTCCCATAATGTGGCTTTGTGTGGCCCTGCTCAACGGTACCTTTTATGAGTGCGCTGTCAGTGGTCTCGATGATAACCTGGTGGTGCATCTGTTCTGTAAAAACAAGACCATGAAGTGTCGGGAGGAGCTGGCCCAAGTGCCCTGTGACAGGTCGAAACTGTCCAAAAATGAGCGCATGGAACTCCTGCTGATGTTCAGAGCCCAGTCACAG ATCCTGGGTTggtgcatcatcatcatcgctgcCACTGTGGGCCTCCTGGGTACCTGCTATACAAACTGCCGCTCCAAAGTCAGCTTCCTGCAGCTCACATTCTGGAAACGCTAtgtggagaaagagaaggagcgCTTCGACACATTTGCTGTGGAATACGCCACCAAACTGGCCGAGAGAAACCTCCAGAGCTTCTTTGAGAACAAGCATCCTGAACCATTCCCATTCCCCAACCACAAGGCGTGGGAGGAGATCTCTGCACTCTACACCTTCTCCAGGAGTGAGCAGTATTACAGCACCCTGCAGCAGTACATAGAGAGGACGGACAGGGACTTCACATGTGAAAAGAGACCTATCCTGGACTTGGAGGATGAAATAGAGATGAGCTAG
- the calhm6 gene encoding calcium homeostasis modulator protein 6, which produces MDKFKTVLNIANKQSNLGFGLVALLTAGGEQIFSSVVFRCPCNELNFLYGMVFLLVPALALLLLGYIMSKKTWKLLTGLCQRRAKLCRWRSLTTCGMVIFQISTTAMVAPSCWIAVALLNGNYFECVMTGTNISAYNKHLCGDRNSQVQCQKELHALPCVRDSSVPRADREDVLFTLRAQSQILGWMLIASIMLSNLLLTCMARCTSPISYKQLKFWRAYAEEESNLMDSYSAKHAKELAERNLKSFFKQTPPEDIITPSNKDWEKISHLYKFSTKDHYYSTLHQHVENCQETENSMIRMVSVKSSEPADDNPAVLNFVDDGVMAL; this is translated from the exons ATGGATAAGTTTAAGACGGTTCTGAACATTGCCAACAAGCAGTCCAACCTTGGTTTCGGCTTGGTCGCCCTACTGACAGCTGGAGGGGAGCAGATCTTCTCCTCAGTGGTGTTCAGGTGTCCCTGCAATGAGCTGAACTTCCTGTACGGCATGGTGTTCTTGCTGGTGCCCGCGctggctctgctgctgctgggttACATTATGAGTAAGAAGACGTGGAAGCTGTTGACGGGTCTGTGCCAGCGCAGAGCCAAGCTGTGCCGCTGGAGATCCTTGACAACCTGCGGCATGGTCATCTTCCAGATCAGCACCACCGCGATGGTGGCTCCATCCTGCTGGATCGCTGTGGCTCTGCTCAACGGGAACTATTTTGAGTGTGTGATGACTGGCACCAATATTAGCGCTTACAATAAGCATCTGTGTGGAGACAGGAACTCTCAGGTCCAGTGTCAGAAAGAGCTACACGCGCTCCCCTGCGTGAGAGACAGCAGTGTCCCGCGGGCTGACAGAGAGGATGTGCTGTTCACCCTGAGAGCTCAATCTCAG ATTCTGGGTTGGATGCTCATCGCCTCCATCATGTTGTCCAACCTGCTGCTGACCTGTATGGCTCGGTGCACCTCCCCCATCAGCTACAAGCAGCTCAAGTTCTGGAGGGCATATGCTGAGGAGGAGAGCAACCTGATGGATTCATActctgctaaacatgctaaGGAGCTTGCAGAGAGAAACCTGAAGAGCTTCTTCAAACAGACACCACCTGAAGACATCATCACCCCCTCCAACAAGGACTGGGAGAAGATCTCCCACCTCTACAAGTTTAGCACCAAAGACCACTACTACAGCACATTACACCAGCATGTGGAGAACTGCcaggagactgaaaacagtATGATAAGAATGGTTTCGGTCAAGTCAAGCGAGCCTGCTGATGACAATCCTGCTGTTCTTAATTTTGTAGATGATGGCGTGATGGCACTGTGA
- the rwdd1 gene encoding RWD domain-containing protein 1 codes for MTDYAEEQRNELEAIESIYPDSYTVLSEDPISFTITVTSDAGENGETVEAMLKFTYVEKYPDEPPLWEIHSQENLEDSDVEDILTLLQQQAEENLGMVMIFTLVTAVQEKLNEIVDMMKNRREEEKRRKEREAEEAEKVAFQGTVVTIENFLAWKATFELEMAELRRKKQKEEEQAGKPKLTGKQLFERDHNLDTSDIQFLEDAGNNVEVDESLFQDIEDLDLDEDDPDFDPLEMGSEED; via the exons ATGACAGACTACGCCGAAGAGCAAAGGAATGAACTTGAAGCTATAGAGTCCATCTATCCAGACTCTTACACAG TGCTTTCAGAGGATCCCATCAGCTTTACCATTACTGTAACGTCAGATGCaggggaaaatggagaga CTGTGGAAGCGATGTTAAAGTTCACGTATGTAGAGAAATATCCAGATGAGCCTCCGCTGTGGGAGATCCACTCCCAGGAGAACCTAGAGGACAGCGATGTGGAGGACATCCTCACCTTACTGCAGCAACAG GCAGAAGAAAACCTGGGCATGGTGATGATTTTCACTCTGGTGACAGCTGTGCAGGAGAAACTTAATGAAATTGTGGACATGATGAAAAACAGACGAGAAGAGGAGAAACGGcggaaagagagggaggcagaggaagcagagaag GTGGCTTTCCAGGGCACAGTGGTAACCATTGAGAACTTCTTGGCATGGAAAGCCACATTTGAGCTGGAAATGGCCgagctgaggaggaaaaaacagaaagaagaggagCAGGCAGGAAAACCCAAGCTCACTG GTAAACAGCTGTTTGAGAGAGACCACAACCTGGACACATCTGACATTCAGTTCCTTGAAGACG CTGGAAACAACGTTGAAGTGGATGAATCACTGTTCCAAGACATTGAGGACTTGGACTTGGACGAAGATGACCCAGACTTTGACCCTTTAGAGATGGGCAGTGAAGAGGACTAA